The following proteins are co-located in the Fluviicola sp. genome:
- a CDS encoding helix-turn-helix transcriptional regulator, producing the protein MKLFIKYMVSLRCKMIVKEELANLGLRPSKVELGVVEVKEHVSDELREKIRVNLAKCGLELLEDRTSILIEQIKGVVIEMIHYSDEAPKMNYSDYISEKLNYDYTYLSNVFSKVKGITIQQFIIMNKIERVKELLMYDEMNLTEISYKLNYSSVAHLSNQFKKITGLSPSFFKQTKQLERNTLEAF; encoded by the coding sequence ATGAAGTTATTTATTAAGTACATGGTGAGTCTTCGTTGTAAGATGATCGTGAAGGAGGAACTGGCAAACTTAGGTTTGCGCCCAAGCAAAGTCGAATTGGGAGTTGTTGAAGTGAAAGAGCATGTATCTGATGAACTTCGTGAAAAAATTCGGGTCAATCTGGCTAAATGCGGATTGGAACTTCTGGAGGACCGGACGAGTATCCTCATAGAACAAATCAAGGGTGTGGTCATTGAAATGATCCATTATTCGGATGAAGCTCCGAAAATGAATTATTCGGATTATATCAGTGAAAAACTGAATTACGATTACACTTATCTTTCGAATGTATTTTCCAAAGTGAAAGGAATAACCATTCAGCAATTCATCATCATGAACAAAATTGAGCGCGTCAAAGAGCTCCTGATGTATGACGAAATGAACCTCACGGAAATTTCCTACAAGCTGAACTACAGCAGTGTGGCGCATTTGTCCAATCAGTTTAAGAAAATTACAGGACTTTCTCCATCGTTTTTCAAACAAACAAAGCAACTCGAAAGAAATACCCTGGAAGCGTTCTGA
- a CDS encoding lmo0937 family membrane protein: protein MRAILSTIAILVVIGWAIGYFGYHTGGLFHLILVIALIAIVLQLIPGRRD, encoded by the coding sequence ATGAGAGCAATATTGAGCACCATAGCAATTCTTGTAGTAATCGGTTGGGCCATCGGATACTTTGGCTACCATACAGGAGGATTATTCCATTTAATATTAGTGATTGCACTGATAGCAATTGTTTTACAATTAATTCCAGGAAGAAGGGATTAG